The Orrella daihaiensis genome contains the following window.
CGAGAGGTACACGACGCCTTGTGGTCCGTAGCGTTCCCAGTGCGGTTGCTCAGGCGCCAGGTGAAATACATCACCAGGCTCAAATCGTTTGGCTTGACTGCCAAGCCCAATCTCAATGAATCCTTCCAGAATTAAAGCCTTGGCTTCGAAAGGATGGCTGTGCACGTCGATACTGCCGTTAGCCTCACGTTCAACCAACACGGGTTCGTTAAACCCTTCAGATGCAACCATCTTATGAAATGAATCGGCATTCATCATGGTTCTCCTTCGGTAGCATTTCAGATGCTAATCGGCAGACCTTCAACGTAAAGTGTAATGCGCAAATGTGACCCCATCGCTGTTTTTTGGCTGTCGCTAGCGCTAAGCCGGTATCTCACCTCCTGAGACACCAATTCAACCATGATGTGGTTTGCACTTCAGGAGAACTGCCATGTCCCATAAGACCACGCGTAAATTCGTGCTGTTTTCATCTTTTTCGCTCGCGATGGCGATAGTCGTATGCAATGCACCGATTCAGGCGCAGACGTTTGTTTTTAACAATGGTTCAAACACGACAATTTCTTCCCCTTCGGGTGTAACTACGATTAACCGCATCGGCAACGGTTACACCGTCATCAGCCCCAAGGGCGTCACCACAGTCAATCAGTTTGGCAACGGTAACTACAACATTGTGGGCCCCGACGGTGTGACGTCTGTTTTTTCAAATGGGTCTGGCAGCTACACCGTGATCGGTGATGCTCACGTCGTACCGATCGTGCCAAACGGTGCAGCGGCCGGCGGCGGGTTTACGGCCATCGATGGTCAAGGGTTCACGAGTGAGATTGTGCCCATGGGCGACGGCGGGCTGTTGCTGATTGGCGACTAATCCATTTCACTATATCCTAAGCACGTATTAGCCAAAGATATGCAATGCATTATTTGACGACAGGTAAGTCCGATGGATCGCACCGAGCGTTTCTATAAAATCCAGACCCTTTTGCGGCAACGGCGTTCAGTCACCATGCGGCAGCTATGCGAAGCGCTAGAAGTTTCTCGCGCAACCGTTTGCCGAGATCTTGACTATCTGAGGGATCGTCTAGGGGTTCCGGTTAATTGGGATAGTGCTAGTCGGTCCTATCGATTGGAGGGGTTTGAGGGTCAGGTTGATGGCCACGAACTGCCGGGCGTTTGGTTCAGTGAAAGGGAAATCCATGCGTTGTTAACCATCATCGAGCTGATGTCGCAACTTGAGCCAGAGGGATTGTTGTCGCCACGAATTGCGCCGTTTCGTGAGCGGTTAGAGCAACTTCTGGAGCAAGGTACAGGCAGTGCTGTAGAAGCCTTAAATCGTATTCGGATTATCCCGATGGGTCAAAGGCAGGTCTCAAGTGATCATTTCCAGTTAATTGCCCATGGGCTGCTCAAGCGACGCCGCTTGCACATTGCCTACTATGGCAGGCAGTCTGATGTAATTGTGTCCAGAGACATCTCACCACAGCGTTTGGTGTATTACCGTGATAACTGGTACCTCGATGCCTACTGTCACTTGCGCGAGGGTTTGCGCAGCTTTTCGATCGACGCTATTCGATTGGCAAACTTGCTTCAAGAACAATGTGTTGATTTGAATGAAGCTGAGGTCAGTAACTTCTTTGAAAGCAGCTACGGCATCTTCAATGGACCTAGCCGTCAGGTTGCTAGGCTGAAGTTCAGCCCGTTTCGTGCGCGTTGGGTGGCGCGAGAACGCTGGCATCCTGAGCAAGTTAGCACTGTGATGCCGGACGGAAGCTACGTCTTAGATGTGCCCTATGGTCAGGACTGGGAATTGATCCAGGATATTCTGAAGCAAGGTGCCGATGTGGAGGTGCTAGCACCGGACGGCCTGCGTGGCAAGGTGGCTGACGCCATCAGGTCGATGGCATCGCTGTATGACGGTGTTTCCTGACCCAAAGCATAAAACTGCGCACTATTTTGTTGAAATGCTTGCGATTTTCAGTAAACTTGAATATAAATAGGAATCGATATCAATTGCATTAAGGTGCGAGTATGGTTTTTGCTGCAATTCGAGCTGATAAAGACCTCAAGTCTGAGAAACATAATACCAACCTGCCAGTTTTACCCTTGAGCAGATCGGCTCTCGTGCTAGCCGCGGTGGGGGTGCTCCTCGTCATGGCTCTGGCGTTTACAGCATTTGTCACGGTGGCCGCCTGATCTGAACGCTGCAACAACCCACTAACGACCCCTCAACCCGCCCCGAAATATCCAAAGGACATTGAATGAAAGGCAACAGCAAGATCATCAAGACACTGAATGAACTGCTAGCTGGGGAGTTGACTGCAATCGACCAGTACCTGATTCATGGCGAGATGTACGCCGACATGGGCCTGACCAAACTGGCAGAAAAAACCCTGCATGAATCTGAGCATGAGAAAGAGCACGCACGTGCCATGATCCAGCGCATATTGTTTTTAGAGGGAAAGCCCGATTTGTCCAAGCGTGAGGATTTGAATATCGGTAAAGACGTGCCCGCGATGCTGAAGTCAGATTTGGATGTCGAGTATCGGGTTGCCAAGAATCTGAAAGCGGCGATCGCCGAATGCGAGAAGGCGGGAGATTTTGTGACGCGCGAGGCCTTGGTGACTCAGCTTGATGACACCGAAATGGATCACGCCTACTTCCTGGAAAAGCAACTTCGCCAGATTGAGCTCATGGGCCTGCAAAACTATCTCCAAAGCCAGCTGTGATTGGGTAGCCGAGATGAAAGCCGACCGCAAGATCATTACCGCACTGAACACTGTCTTAAAAAGCCAGTTGACCGGCATCAACCAGTACTTCCTGCACGCCCGCATGTTTGCCAACTGGGGATTTGAGGGTTTGAACAAGTCCCACTACAAGACCTCGATCAGGCTCATGAAGGAATCAGATAAGCTGATTGAGCGCATCCTGTTTCTTGAGGGGCTGCCGAATCTTCAGAGCCTAGGCAAGCTGCAGATTGGCGAGAATGTGCACGAAGCATTGAAGGGCGATCTGAATTATGAGCTTACTTCACAGCACAAAGCGATTGAAGCGGCAATACAGATCACGGGTGAATTGCAGTATTTTGCCAGTGAGCAAATGCTGCGTGATTTGATGCAGTCCTGTGAAGACAATATTGACCAACTTGAGACACGCTTGTCATTGATTGACACCATGGGGCTGGCAAACTACCTCCAGACCCAGATCGAGGGTGATGACTGAAAGGTAAGGCCATGTACGTATGCAACTGCGCCGGTATAACTGAACGCGACATTCATGATGCGGTGGATCGTGGTGCGAGGTCGGTCAAAGATCTGCGTCGCGAGTTGAACGTCGCCGCCGATTGCTGTCAGTGCGCTTGCGACGTCAAGCGTTGTCTGCGCGAGCGTAAAGCGCTGATTGAACAGGTTGATCTAAGCAACTTGAGTCACCTCGGCAAATTCAGCGACTTGGGCTTGCCCGCATAATGGCGGTTTAGCCATCATCTATTGGGTTGTTTATTCCTTGGGTGTTTGACCTGCCGCGCGGGCGTTGGCTTCAAACCCACCCTTGGCCTTCCACTCTTCGAAGCCGCCTTGCAAGATGCGTACATTCTCGTGGCCGGCAACGCGCAGCGCAAATCCTGCTTGGGCTGATAGACTGCCGGTATTGCAGTAGATCAGTACCATTTTGTCGGTGGGGATGTTGTCTCGTTCATTTAGGACTTGACGCCACTCGATGTTGACCGCACCGGGGATATGTTCCTTGGCAAATTGATTCGCATCGCGAGCATCGATCACCATGATGTTCTCATACTCCGCTTTTGGGATTTGCTCAGCAAAAATAACCCCACCACCATACTCAATGAAGTCCATGTAGCCAGCCATCTCATCAACGGCTGCCGGATTCTGGGCATAGGCCGTGAAACTTGCTGCAAACAACAGCGCAGTTGCCAGCGGGATGGTTCGAAAAGATTTACCCAAAGCTAGTTTGAACTGCATTATTCATGTCTCCGGTTCTTGAGGCTTTTTCTACGATTCAGTCCGATTGTAAAGCTTCGCCGAATTCAAGGACGCCAAGGTCGAGGCTGCTCATCGTCGATCACGGAGAGTCATTCTGTTTAGCTTGCCGCTTCGTCTAACCTTGCAATCAAATGGACAGTCATGCGCTAAAAAATTAAGTATTCTAGGCACTCCCTTCAAATTTGTTCAATTGAAGGCGGTCTTCATTTGGCAGGCAGTGGCAGCGAGTGACCTGAATCTAAGCCTTTGGAGTCAGGTGCAGCCGTGAAGCCGATGTAACAATTGACTATTTGTGGTGAAAGCAAAAGTTTCTGACGCCGACAGATACAATTTATTTATGATGTTTGCGCCTACCCGTTTAAAACCCACTATGTTGCTTCGTGCCCCGTTGTGCGGGCTAGCTTTGCTCGCAGGTAATGTGTTTGCGTCCGAGGCTGGGCTAGGCGCTTCTTCGGACAAGGGATTCACGGGTTTGTCCTTGTACACCGCAACTGGTTATCAGCACACCACTATTAAAGGCGAGAACTTGCGTGTGCAAGGCACCAACATAACCTTACCTTCTCGCACGGAGAAGACGAATGGTTCGTTCTGGCTAGTGGGA
Protein-coding sequences here:
- a CDS encoding (2Fe-2S)-binding protein, producing the protein MYVCNCAGITERDIHDAVDRGARSVKDLRRELNVAADCCQCACDVKRCLRERKALIEQVDLSNLSHLGKFSDLGLPA
- a CDS encoding helix-turn-helix transcriptional regulator, whose product is MDRTERFYKIQTLLRQRRSVTMRQLCEALEVSRATVCRDLDYLRDRLGVPVNWDSASRSYRLEGFEGQVDGHELPGVWFSEREIHALLTIIELMSQLEPEGLLSPRIAPFRERLEQLLEQGTGSAVEALNRIRIIPMGQRQVSSDHFQLIAHGLLKRRRLHIAYYGRQSDVIVSRDISPQRLVYYRDNWYLDAYCHLREGLRSFSIDAIRLANLLQEQCVDLNEAEVSNFFESSYGIFNGPSRQVARLKFSPFRARWVARERWHPEQVSTVMPDGSYVLDVPYGQDWELIQDILKQGADVEVLAPDGLRGKVADAIRSMASLYDGVS
- the bfr gene encoding bacterioferritin encodes the protein MKGNSKIIKTLNELLAGELTAIDQYLIHGEMYADMGLTKLAEKTLHESEHEKEHARAMIQRILFLEGKPDLSKREDLNIGKDVPAMLKSDLDVEYRVAKNLKAAIAECEKAGDFVTREALVTQLDDTEMDHAYFLEKQLRQIELMGLQNYLQSQL
- a CDS encoding rhodanese-like domain-containing protein, which codes for MQFKLALGKSFRTIPLATALLFAASFTAYAQNPAAVDEMAGYMDFIEYGGGVIFAEQIPKAEYENIMVIDARDANQFAKEHIPGAVNIEWRQVLNERDNIPTDKMVLIYCNTGSLSAQAGFALRVAGHENVRILQGGFEEWKAKGGFEANARAAGQTPKE
- the bfr gene encoding bacterioferritin, with amino-acid sequence MKADRKIITALNTVLKSQLTGINQYFLHARMFANWGFEGLNKSHYKTSIRLMKESDKLIERILFLEGLPNLQSLGKLQIGENVHEALKGDLNYELTSQHKAIEAAIQITGELQYFASEQMLRDLMQSCEDNIDQLETRLSLIDTMGLANYLQTQIEGDD
- a CDS encoding cupin domain-containing protein: MMNADSFHKMVASEGFNEPVLVEREANGSIDVHSHPFEAKALILEGFIEIGLGSQAKRFEPGDVFHLAPEQPHWERYGPQGVVYLSARKDARS